One window from the genome of Bacteroidota bacterium encodes:
- a CDS encoding Crp/Fnr family transcriptional regulator, giving the protein MDAIIELLRKIIKLPDTEAEKFASIANERRMDKGEHFIREGQVPKKIAFVGKGLFRYFYIDGNGTEYTKNFILAGNFITSYSAMIAQKPSAMFIEALEDSVIYEINYTDWEQLKNGHSCWKDLLIHFLEKAFSTKEKRERELLLLDAEHRYRIFKEEFPCLETRVKQHLIASYLGISPVSLSRLKNSKR; this is encoded by the coding sequence ATGGACGCCATTATTGAGTTACTGCGAAAAATAATTAAGCTGCCCGATACCGAGGCGGAAAAGTTTGCTTCTATAGCTAATGAACGGCGTATGGATAAAGGAGAGCATTTTATCCGTGAAGGGCAAGTACCTAAAAAGATTGCCTTTGTGGGTAAAGGGCTTTTCAGGTATTTTTATATTGATGGTAACGGAACTGAGTACACTAAGAATTTTATTCTTGCCGGAAACTTCATTACTTCATACTCGGCCATGATTGCCCAAAAACCTTCAGCTATGTTTATTGAGGCATTAGAGGATAGCGTAATTTATGAGATAAACTATACCGATTGGGAGCAATTAAAAAACGGACACTCTTGTTGGAAAGACTTACTGATTCATTTTTTAGAAAAAGCTTTTAGTACCAAAGAAAAGCGGGAACGAGAACTACTATTGCTGGATGCTGAACATCGCTACAGGATTTTTAAAGAGGAGTTCCCCTGTTTGGAAACACGGGTAAAACAACACCTTATAGCGTCGTATTTAGGTATATCGCCCGTTTCATTAAGCCGTTTAAAAAACAGCAAGCGTTAA
- a CDS encoding DUF1572 domain-containing protein has product MNVTAHIAKHFREVHFGGNWTWSNLKDNLEGVTWEEAITKVHSFNTIATLVYHTNYYVDAVLKVFKGEVLSSNDKFSFSHPPINSQEDWDNMLNKVWDDAREFADLLEQMPDSKLWENIADEKYGIYYRNLHGIIEHTHYHLGQIALIKKILKEG; this is encoded by the coding sequence ATGAACGTAACAGCCCACATTGCAAAACATTTTAGGGAGGTTCACTTTGGAGGTAATTGGACGTGGTCGAACCTTAAAGACAATTTAGAAGGGGTAACTTGGGAAGAAGCCATTACCAAAGTGCACTCATTTAATACAATAGCCACACTTGTGTATCATACCAACTATTATGTTGATGCCGTATTAAAGGTATTTAAGGGAGAGGTGTTATCCTCTAATGATAAATTCAGTTTTTCGCACCCGCCCATCAACTCGCAAGAAGATTGGGATAATATGCTAAACAAGGTTTGGGACGATGCCAGAGAGTTTGCTGATTTACTGGAGCAAATGCCTGATAGCAAACTTTGGGAAAACATTGCCGATGAAAAATACGGTATTTATTACCGCAATCTGCACGGTATTATTGAGCATACCCATTACCACTTGGGGCAAATAGCCTTGATTAAGAAGATTTTGAAAGAGGGGTAG
- a CDS encoding SDR family NAD(P)-dependent oxidoreductase: protein MKLQHQTILITGGSSGIGLELAKQLINLQNTVIICGRSEEKLSAAKQLLPQLITIACDISNDNDRMKLHEFIQQHYPNCNVLINNAAIVHRVDFRADVLMVRKAQAEINTNLLAPIALTKLFLPLFENTPNPAIINITTGLIYAPRAEYPIYNATKAALHSFTQVLRYRLKETKVNVFEVMMPVVDTPWHNGDVPKIAITAEVAVLKMLKGIEKGKPEVKVGAVKLLYFISRISPKLAFRLINGVS, encoded by the coding sequence ATGAAACTACAACATCAAACCATTCTTATAACAGGCGGAAGCTCAGGTATAGGGCTAGAGCTTGCCAAACAGCTTATTAACCTTCAAAATACAGTGATTATTTGCGGACGAAGTGAAGAAAAACTCTCAGCAGCTAAACAACTACTCCCGCAACTAATTACTATTGCCTGTGATATAAGTAATGATAACGACCGCATGAAACTACACGAGTTTATACAACAGCATTACCCTAACTGCAATGTATTGATAAACAATGCCGCAATTGTGCACCGTGTTGACTTTAGGGCGGATGTATTGATGGTGAGAAAAGCGCAGGCTGAGATTAACACTAACTTATTGGCTCCCATAGCCCTCACCAAGCTGTTTTTACCTTTGTTTGAAAATACTCCTAATCCTGCAATTATTAATATCACAACCGGACTGATATATGCCCCGCGGGCCGAATACCCTATTTACAATGCTACAAAAGCGGCCCTGCACTCGTTTACACAAGTGCTTAGGTACCGCTTAAAAGAAACTAAAGTGAACGTTTTTGAAGTAATGATGCCTGTGGTTGATACCCCTTGGCACAATGGTGACGTTCCCAAAATTGCCATTACCGCCGAGGTTGCAGTACTCAAAATGCTAAAAGGCATTGAGAAAGGAAAACCCGAGGTAAAGGTGGGTGCCGTAAAACTGTTGTATTTTATTTCCCGTATCTCACCTAAACTGGCGTTCAGGCTGATTAACGGGGTTTCATAG
- a CDS encoding 50S ribosomal protein L27, with protein sequence MAHKKGAGSSKNGRESHSKRLGVKIYGGQLAIAGNIIVRQRGTKHHPSENVGIGKDHTLFALVDGTVVFTKRKDNRSFVSITPFVDETVVAAPAAPKAKPAKVAAPVVEAPVAEVAEEAPAAEATPSTEE encoded by the coding sequence ATGGCTCACAAGAAAGGTGCGGGTAGTTCGAAAAACGGTCGCGAATCGCACAGTAAACGTTTGGGAGTAAAGATATACGGTGGTCAGTTGGCTATTGCCGGTAACATCATCGTTAGGCAGCGTGGTACTAAACACCACCCGTCTGAAAACGTTGGTATCGGTAAAGACCATACCTTGTTTGCTTTGGTTGACGGCACTGTAGTGTTTACCAAACGTAAAGACAACCGCTCATTTGTATCAATTACCCCTTTTGTTGACGAAACTGTTGTTGCTGCCCCTGCTGCACCAAAAGCTAAACCTGCAAAGGTTGCTGCTCCTGTAGTTGAGGCTCCCGTAGCAGAAGTTGCTGAAGAGGCTCCTGCTGCTGAAGCAACCCCTTCAACCGAAGAATAA
- a CDS encoding alpha-2-macroglobulin family protein yields MINKLNALFIALLVATLFSCSRNPINMVSYVKNFGEEIQTQQNLIFSFNHDVVDETSVGKWDSTEYIQLSPKVEGRFRWASRRELVFSPAKGFKPSTEYKAEFSKKVLKKAENKKLFIGKEYEAVKFHTEYLQPDAISAFWAKGKDGNGIMIRLGVNFNYEVDPAQLKSLMKVSIGGTDASFTPDNTTPGKELFFTINGSPFGKEQSLIVVKFMKGVKLATGDYTTDQEHELSQVLASRYDLVIQNVESGFKDNKGFVRVITSQEIDATALDKAFTLDPNVTNKAELTENGVLITGDFLINNTYSLILKKEFFKGALGGVLKADSRHEVFFGEMPPSISFSSKKAIYLSKSGSRNIGINIVNVPEVQVKIIKIYENNILAYMRGNSYGYYDYYYEEEYYNSDRSYDMDHGGQYSSVVSERTIKTSDLPRINGIATLNLDMPQIDEFKGIYVVQVSSKTDYYLNASKLVSISDIGVISKQTENDLFIYTNSILTAKPLGDVEVHIISNNNQDVFTVKTDSKGFAVVKDFKDKMRHFSPAMLTARLGDDFNYMLLSQTGVETSRFDVGGKREHPSGWDVFIYGDRNIYRPGEKVYFNTIVRNTKWEPVADVPLKVKLVMPNGKEYTSLRKNTNGQGSVDGAFDIAASAVTGSYTIEVYNGNDVLLNSRSIGIEEFMPDRIKSTLTLNKPYYNLTDKVIASIEAVNYFGPPAANRNYEMELRLTRKDFSPKNYSDFNFNVSAKQNFMENLREGKTSDAGLGSQTFELDAAYKDMGLLEGTVFATVFDESGRPVNRSKRFDIVTQPVLYGIKLDDYYLKTHEPMQAKLVAVDRDGKLVANAKGLVQVVQYEWQSVLTRGYNDNFYYTSKRVEKVMESKTIGFGKGETIFTYVPPVSGSYEIRVMREGAERYVAYDFYAYRWGATLTTSFDVSTEGSVDIVFDKEKYEVGDKAKVLFKTPFVGKLLVTIERNGIYDYRVIETDKKSAEIELPVKEDFLPNVYISATLIKPLTNSGVPLMVAHGYGNLSVEKKSTILPVAITAVEKSRSTTKQKITVKTKAEAGIQVTLAVVDEGILALKNFPTPDPHGHFYARRALEVNSYDLYPFLFPEISSRSTTGGDGYDLEKRVNPLSNNRVKLVAFWSGVLTTNSNGEVTYEVDLPKFSGDLRIMAVAYKNGNFGSGSKNMKVADPLVVTSGLPRFFSPGDEIQMPVNISNTTAKNANAKVTVSITGPVQAMEGANENVTITANKENLVVFKLKALPQIGNAKIKVSVQGLGETFVDETEITVRPSTSLLKSTLSGTMKPGETKNLELNPDYIPSSIATKLVVSKNPMVEFIDKFSYLVGYPHGCVEQTVSAAFPQLYFADFMKNSAMKNRTLLSSGEDDRNPEYNVRQAIIKLQGMQLYNGGMSYWQGGYEESWWGSIYAAHFLIEAEKAGFDVDNNVLDRLLDYITYKTGNKELVEYRYYTGENYVYKKYASRDVIYSLYVLSRAGKPNRSLLNYYKGNKDVLTTDSRYMLAAAYALISDKVSFNEMLPNEFVEYDPTKATGGSFYSPVRNLAISLHALVESDINHKQIPAMARNLTQQLKTGYYLSTQELSFGFLALGKLAQNANKSDVSAIIKIDGKTVGNFSNKDLVLDNAVLGNKEVSITSSGTGTLYYYYEMEGISATGKYDQVDNFLRVRKEFFDRFGNKLSGTTFKQNELIVVRISIAALNNMDIDNVVVTDMLPAGFEIENPRITEGRDYEWTQNRAYTQHFDVRDDRINFYLNPDNREQYIYYTVRAVTKGKFIMGPVGADAMYNGEYRSYNGAGTITIQ; encoded by the coding sequence ATGATTAACAAATTAAATGCCTTATTTATTGCCCTTTTGGTGGCAACTCTTTTTTCGTGTTCGCGCAACCCCATCAACATGGTAAGTTACGTGAAAAACTTCGGCGAAGAAATACAAACCCAGCAAAACCTTATTTTCTCCTTTAACCATGACGTAGTGGATGAGACGAGTGTTGGTAAATGGGATTCTACCGAGTACATACAGCTATCGCCAAAAGTTGAAGGACGTTTTAGGTGGGCAAGCCGCCGCGAACTGGTGTTTTCTCCTGCTAAGGGCTTTAAACCCAGTACTGAATACAAGGCGGAGTTTTCAAAAAAAGTGTTGAAAAAGGCTGAAAACAAAAAGCTGTTTATCGGCAAGGAGTATGAAGCGGTAAAGTTTCATACCGAGTATTTACAGCCCGATGCCATCAGTGCTTTTTGGGCTAAAGGTAAGGACGGAAACGGCATTATGATTCGTTTGGGTGTTAATTTTAATTATGAAGTTGACCCTGCACAGTTGAAAAGTTTGATGAAGGTGAGTATAGGCGGCACCGATGCTTCGTTTACACCGGATAACACCACACCCGGAAAAGAGTTGTTTTTTACCATCAACGGTTCGCCGTTTGGTAAAGAGCAATCATTAATTGTGGTGAAGTTTATGAAAGGGGTGAAGTTGGCAACCGGCGATTATACCACCGACCAAGAGCATGAATTATCCCAAGTACTTGCTTCACGCTATGATTTGGTAATTCAGAATGTGGAGAGCGGTTTTAAAGATAACAAAGGGTTTGTACGGGTAATTACATCGCAAGAGATTGATGCTACGGCACTGGATAAAGCATTTACGCTTGACCCGAATGTGACCAACAAAGCCGAATTGACCGAAAATGGGGTGTTGATTACAGGTGATTTTTTGATAAACAACACCTACTCGCTGATACTTAAAAAGGAATTTTTTAAAGGGGCGTTGGGTGGAGTATTAAAAGCCGATTCACGCCACGAAGTATTTTTCGGTGAGATGCCGCCCAGCATTAGTTTCAGTAGTAAAAAAGCCATTTACCTAAGTAAATCGGGCAGTCGCAACATTGGGATTAACATCGTAAATGTGCCCGAGGTACAGGTTAAAATCATAAAAATATACGAAAACAACATACTGGCCTATATGCGGGGCAATAGTTACGGCTATTACGATTATTATTACGAGGAAGAGTATTATAATAGCGACCGTTCGTACGATATGGACCACGGTGGCCAGTACAGCAGCGTAGTATCAGAGCGCACCATAAAAACCAGCGATTTACCCCGTATAAACGGTATTGCCACCCTAAACCTTGATATGCCCCAAATTGATGAGTTTAAAGGCATATACGTGGTACAGGTGTCCTCAAAAACCGATTATTATTTAAATGCCAGCAAACTGGTTTCGATATCAGACATTGGGGTGATAAGCAAACAAACCGAAAACGATTTGTTTATCTACACCAACTCAATTCTTACGGCCAAACCTTTGGGCGATGTAGAGGTACACATTATCAGCAACAACAATCAAGATGTGTTTACCGTAAAAACCGACAGCAAAGGGTTTGCTGTGGTAAAAGATTTTAAGGATAAGATGCGCCATTTTAGCCCTGCAATGCTAACCGCACGGTTGGGTGATGACTTTAACTATATGTTGCTGAGTCAGACTGGGGTTGAAACCTCGCGGTTTGATGTAGGCGGAAAGCGCGAGCATCCTTCGGGGTGGGATGTATTTATTTACGGCGACAGGAACATATACCGTCCCGGCGAGAAGGTGTATTTTAATACCATTGTGCGCAACACCAAGTGGGAGCCTGTGGCCGATGTGCCTTTGAAGGTTAAATTGGTAATGCCCAACGGAAAAGAGTACACCAGCCTACGCAAAAACACCAACGGGCAAGGCTCTGTAGACGGGGCTTTTGATATTGCGGCATCTGCCGTTACAGGCAGCTACACTATTGAGGTGTATAACGGTAACGATGTGTTGCTGAACTCAAGAAGCATAGGGATTGAGGAGTTTATGCCCGACCGTATTAAATCGACTCTTACACTTAATAAACCGTACTATAACCTAACCGATAAAGTAATTGCCAGCATTGAGGCGGTGAATTACTTTGGCCCGCCCGCGGCAAACCGTAACTACGAGATGGAATTACGACTAACTCGTAAGGATTTTAGCCCTAAAAATTACAGCGACTTTAACTTTAACGTTAGCGCCAAACAAAACTTTATGGAGAACCTGCGCGAAGGGAAAACCAGCGATGCAGGGTTGGGCTCACAAACGTTTGAACTTGATGCCGCCTATAAAGACATGGGCTTGCTGGAAGGTACTGTGTTTGCTACTGTTTTTGATGAGAGCGGCCGCCCGGTGAACCGCAGCAAACGGTTTGATATTGTTACCCAACCTGTGCTGTACGGTATTAAGTTGGACGATTATTACCTGAAAACCCACGAACCTATGCAGGCCAAACTGGTAGCGGTGGATAGGGACGGTAAGCTGGTGGCTAACGCAAAAGGATTAGTGCAGGTAGTACAATACGAATGGCAATCAGTGCTTACAAGGGGTTATAACGATAATTTTTATTACACCTCTAAACGGGTAGAAAAGGTAATGGAGAGCAAAACCATTGGGTTTGGCAAGGGTGAGACGATATTTACCTACGTTCCGCCTGTATCTGGCTCGTATGAAATACGGGTGATGCGCGAAGGTGCAGAACGTTATGTGGCGTATGATTTTTATGCTTACCGCTGGGGTGCCACCCTTACCACATCGTTTGATGTGAGTACCGAGGGTAGCGTGGATATTGTATTTGATAAGGAAAAATACGAGGTGGGCGATAAAGCCAAAGTACTGTTTAAAACACCGTTTGTAGGGAAACTATTGGTTACCATTGAACGCAACGGCATTTATGATTACCGTGTAATTGAAACCGATAAAAAATCGGCTGAGATTGAACTTCCGGTTAAAGAAGACTTCTTACCCAATGTTTACATATCAGCCACACTGATAAAACCTCTTACCAACAGCGGAGTGCCCCTAATGGTAGCGCATGGCTACGGTAATTTATCGGTAGAAAAGAAAAGCACCATACTGCCTGTGGCTATTACTGCGGTAGAGAAATCACGCTCAACTACCAAACAAAAGATTACGGTAAAAACCAAAGCCGAAGCAGGCATACAAGTTACGCTGGCCGTCGTTGACGAGGGTATATTAGCCCTTAAAAACTTCCCCACTCCTGACCCGCACGGGCATTTTTATGCCCGCCGAGCCCTTGAGGTAAACAGCTACGATTTATACCCCTTCTTGTTTCCTGAAATATCAAGCCGAAGCACTACAGGTGGTGATGGTTACGACCTTGAAAAAAGGGTGAACCCGTTAAGCAATAACCGCGTGAAACTGGTAGCATTTTGGAGCGGAGTACTTACTACCAACAGTAACGGGGAAGTAACCTATGAGGTGGATTTACCCAAGTTTAGCGGCGATTTGCGCATTATGGCCGTTGCGTACAAAAACGGGAACTTCGGTTCAGGCAGTAAGAATATGAAAGTAGCCGACCCCTTGGTGGTTACCAGCGGTTTGCCTCGTTTCTTCTCTCCCGGTGATGAAATACAAATGCCTGTAAACATTAGCAACACTACCGCTAAAAATGCAAACGCCAAAGTAACCGTGAGCATAACAGGGCCGGTACAAGCAATGGAGGGGGCAAATGAAAACGTTACCATAACGGCCAATAAAGAAAACTTGGTGGTATTTAAACTAAAAGCACTGCCCCAAATAGGCAATGCTAAAATCAAAGTATCCGTACAAGGCTTGGGCGAAACCTTTGTGGATGAAACCGAAATCACCGTGCGGCCATCCACCTCGCTACTGAAAAGTACTCTTTCGGGAACCATGAAACCGGGCGAGACTAAAAACTTGGAACTCAACCCCGATTATATTCCGTCGTCAATAGCAACCAAACTGGTAGTTAGTAAAAACCCGATGGTTGAGTTTATTGATAAATTCAGCTATTTGGTGGGGTACCCTCACGGTTGTGTGGAGCAAACGGTATCAGCGGCCTTCCCTCAACTATACTTTGCTGATTTTATGAAAAACTCAGCCATGAAAAACCGCACTTTGCTAAGCAGCGGTGAGGATGACCGCAACCCTGAATATAACGTGCGCCAAGCCATTATTAAATTGCAAGGTATGCAACTGTATAACGGAGGTATGAGTTACTGGCAGGGCGGGTATGAAGAATCGTGGTGGGGTAGTATTTATGCGGCACACTTCTTAATTGAAGCCGAGAAAGCAGGGTTTGATGTAGATAACAACGTGCTCGACCGTTTGCTGGATTATATCACCTATAAAACAGGCAATAAAGAGTTGGTAGAGTACCGCTATTATACAGGCGAAAACTATGTATACAAAAAGTACGCCTCTCGCGATGTGATATACAGCTTGTATGTGCTAAGCCGCGCGGGTAAACCCAACCGCTCGTTGCTCAACTACTACAAAGGCAACAAAGATGTGCTTACTACCGATTCGCGTTATATGTTAGCAGCGGCCTACGCGCTTATCTCAGATAAGGTATCGTTTAATGAAATGCTGCCCAACGAGTTTGTGGAGTATGACCCCACCAAAGCCACCGGCGGTAGTTTCTATTCGCCCGTGCGTAACCTTGCTATATCGTTACACGCCTTGGTTGAAAGCGATATCAACCATAAGCAAATACCCGCCATGGCGCGTAACCTTACCCAACAATTAAAAACAGGATATTATTTAAGCACCCAAGAACTTTCGTTTGGCTTCCTTGCATTGGGTAAGTTGGCGCAAAACGCAAACAAGTCTGATGTATCAGCCATCATTAAAATTGATGGTAAAACCGTTGGAAACTTCTCAAACAAAGATTTGGTATTGGATAATGCGGTGTTGGGTAACAAAGAAGTAAGCATCACATCTTCGGGCACAGGAACTTTGTATTATTACTACGAAATGGAGGGAATAAGCGCAACGGGCAAATACGACCAAGTAGATAACTTCTTGCGGGTACGTAAAGAGTTTTTCGACCGCTTCGGCAACAAACTATCAGGTACCACCTTCAAGCAAAACGAGTTAATTGTTGTGCGTATTTCAATAGCGGCACTGAATAATATGGACATTGATAATGTGGTGGTAACGGATATGCTGCCCGCAGGGTTTGAAATTGAGAATCCGCGCATTACCGAGGGACGTGATTATGAATGGACACAAAACCGTGCTTATACCCAACACTTTGATGTACGCGACGACCGTATAAACTTTTACCTGAACCCTGATAACAGGGAGCAGTATATTTACTACACGGTGCGGGCGGTAACCAAAGGTAAATTTATAATGGGGCCTGTTGGTGCCGATGCGATGTATAACGGCGAGTACCGCTCATACAACGGAGCCGGAACCATAACGATACAATAG
- the rplU gene encoding 50S ribosomal protein L21, with the protein MYAIVEIAGQQFKVEKDQNLFVHRLNAHNEGESLSFDKVLLVDNGGNVKVGTPTVEGAKVTATVLEHLKGDKVIVFKKKRRKGYQKQNGHRQQFTKIKIDGITA; encoded by the coding sequence ATGTACGCAATAGTAGAAATTGCCGGTCAGCAGTTTAAAGTGGAGAAAGACCAAAATCTTTTCGTTCACCGTTTAAACGCCCACAACGAAGGTGAAAGCCTTAGCTTTGATAAAGTGTTGTTGGTGGATAATGGCGGAAACGTTAAAGTTGGCACTCCCACTGTTGAAGGCGCTAAAGTAACCGCCACAGTGCTTGAGCACTTGAAAGGCGATAAGGTTATCGTTTTTAAGAAAAAACGCCGCAAAGGCTACCAAAAACAAAACGGTCACCGTCAACAATTTACCAAGATTAAAATCGACGGTATCACAGCTTAA
- a CDS encoding response regulator transcription factor yields MKTQNFRAVIVDDEDDAREMVSIFLEQMFPTVEIIGQMDSVNSAAHAIYKLEPDILFLDIEMSDGTGFDLLTRLAHQPDIVIFITAFDNYAIKAIKASAFDYILKPIDAEEFRQTMNLALRRLEQKRFSSNFGGAMAAMQIDTGKIGLPVLNGVNYVDVDTILYCEADDNYTVVHFTNFTKTLVSRTLSHFENDLRKYNFFRSHNKYLVNMKYISSYTKGKDGGFITLVNRVELKVALRKKTDLLKTLSHVE; encoded by the coding sequence ATGAAAACACAAAATTTTAGAGCAGTCATTGTTGACGATGAGGACGATGCAAGGGAAATGGTGAGCATTTTCCTTGAGCAAATGTTTCCTACGGTAGAAATTATCGGGCAAATGGATAGCGTTAATTCAGCTGCCCATGCCATTTACAAACTAGAACCTGATATATTATTTTTAGACATAGAAATGTCTGACGGGACTGGTTTTGACCTACTAACCCGCCTTGCCCACCAGCCGGATATTGTTATTTTTATTACAGCGTTTGACAACTATGCAATCAAAGCCATTAAGGCATCTGCGTTTGATTACATTTTAAAACCAATTGATGCAGAGGAGTTTAGGCAAACCATGAATCTAGCCTTGAGACGTCTTGAGCAGAAACGTTTTTCAAGCAATTTTGGGGGTGCTATGGCGGCAATGCAAATTGATACCGGCAAAATTGGTTTACCGGTATTAAATGGGGTGAACTATGTGGATGTAGATACCATTTTGTATTGCGAGGCCGATGATAACTATACCGTGGTGCACTTTACCAACTTCACAAAAACGTTGGTATCGCGTACTTTATCACATTTTGAAAATGATTTAAGGAAATACAACTTCTTTAGGTCGCACAACAAGTATCTGGTAAATATGAAGTACATCAGTTCTTACACTAAAGGTAAGGATGGCGGCTTTATTACATTGGTAAACCGTGTTGAACTTAAAGTGGCACTTCGCAAAAAAACCGACCTCCTTAAAACCCTTTCACACGTTGAGTAG